A genomic stretch from Georgenia muralis includes:
- a CDS encoding ATP-binding protein, whose protein sequence is MTTTTRKDLGSEVAFLARELKTPVITETFAALGDQARAEGWSHEEYLAAVLGRQVASRTANGTRMRIAAAHFPATKTIEDFTFDHVPAATRDVIAHLATTTFIAKRENVVLLGPPGTGKSHLAIALGIKAAEASYPVAFDTATGWIARLAATHTEGRLDRELRKLNRYRLLVIDLCRCGDYVEGRDRAVWAAVRSCGFTGRRPLAVSA, encoded by the coding sequence ATGACCACCACCACCCGCAAGGACCTCGGCAGCGAGGTCGCGTTCCTGGCCCGCGAGCTCAAGACCCCGGTGATCACCGAGACCTTCGCCGCCCTGGGCGACCAGGCCCGCGCGGAGGGCTGGTCCCACGAGGAGTACCTCGCCGCCGTCCTGGGCCGCCAGGTCGCCTCCCGGACCGCGAACGGGACCCGCATGCGGATCGCCGCCGCGCACTTCCCGGCGACCAAGACGATCGAGGACTTCACCTTCGACCACGTCCCGGCCGCCACCCGGGACGTCATCGCCCACCTGGCCACGACGACCTTCATCGCGAAACGCGAGAACGTCGTCCTGCTCGGCCCGCCCGGGACGGGGAAGAGCCACCTCGCCATCGCGCTGGGCATCAAGGCCGCCGAGGCGTCCTACCCCGTCGCGTTCGACACCGCCACCGGCTGGATCGCCCGCCTGGCCGCCACGCACACCGAGGGCCGCCTGGACCGCGAGCTGCGCAAACTCAACCGCTACCGGCTCCTTGTGATCGACCTATGCCGATGCGGCGACTATGTCGAGGGCCGTGATCGGGCGGTGTGGGCGGCCGTGAGGTCGTGCGGGTTCACGGGCCGGCGACCGCTGGCCGTCTCGGCATAG
- a CDS encoding tyrosine-type recombinase/integrase produces MTLIAPTLQAFFSDRLTQQRQASPRTIAAYRDTLRLLLGFVHTKTGKMPAQLDWDDLDAATISAFLNHLENERRNSIRTRNVRLTAIRSLFSYAALRHPEHALLIQRVLAIPPKRFDKRVITFLTPLEVDALVAAPDQSRWEGRRDRALLMLAVQTGLRVSELTGLNCRDVTLGTGANIRCEGKGRKHRAVPLTTPVTTLLRAWMAERAGLPHDPLFPTRTGRRLSRDAIALRVSTHAATAARDCPSLLGKRVHPHVLRHTCAMSLLQAGVDTSVIALWLGHAGVRSTDAYIHADITIKEKALALTTPASAKPGRYRPTDKVLAFLESL; encoded by the coding sequence ATGACCCTGATCGCGCCAACCCTGCAGGCGTTCTTCTCCGACCGCCTCACCCAGCAGCGACAGGCCAGCCCCCGCACCATCGCGGCGTACCGAGACACCCTGCGGCTGCTGCTCGGATTCGTACACACCAAGACCGGCAAGATGCCCGCCCAGCTCGACTGGGACGACCTGGACGCCGCGACGATCTCCGCGTTCCTCAATCACCTGGAAAACGAGCGTCGCAACAGCATCCGCACCCGCAACGTCCGGCTGACCGCGATCCGGTCACTGTTCTCCTACGCCGCCCTGCGCCACCCCGAGCACGCTCTCCTCATCCAGCGCGTCCTGGCCATCCCACCGAAACGGTTCGACAAACGGGTCATCACCTTCCTGACCCCGCTCGAGGTCGACGCCCTCGTCGCAGCCCCGGACCAGTCCCGGTGGGAAGGACGACGAGACCGGGCCCTGCTGATGCTGGCCGTCCAGACCGGGCTTCGGGTCTCCGAGCTCACCGGGTTGAACTGCCGCGACGTCACCCTCGGCACCGGCGCGAACATCCGCTGCGAAGGCAAAGGCCGCAAGCACCGCGCAGTCCCGCTCACCACCCCAGTCACGACACTGCTTCGAGCCTGGATGGCCGAGCGAGCCGGACTTCCCCACGACCCACTATTCCCGACCCGCACCGGACGGCGCCTCAGCCGCGACGCCATCGCACTACGTGTCAGCACCCACGCCGCGACCGCAGCCCGGGACTGCCCCTCACTGCTGGGCAAGCGAGTCCACCCCCACGTCCTCCGCCACACCTGCGCGATGTCCCTCCTACAAGCCGGCGTCGACACCTCAGTGATCGCCCTCTGGCTCGGCCACGCCGGCGTCCGCTCCACCGACGCCTACATCCACGCCGACATCACCATCAAGGAGAAAGCACTCGCCCTCACCACACCAGCCTCCGCGAAGCCAGGACGCTACCGACCCACAGACAAGGTCCTCGCCTTCCTCGAGAGCCTGTGA
- a CDS encoding tyrosine-type recombinase/integrase: MSALEQDLAEYLRLRRSLGHELAEAGWLLPSFVAYLDAHGSPTVTIGAALAWIHEASTDSQSTVAPRRMTAVRGFARYLAGIHADTEIPPLGLVPYRQRWRQPFIYSAADIDAVMVRARSSIASPLRAATYDTLIGLLVASGLRIGEAIKLDRSDVDWTHGVLLIRESKFGKTRLVPLHETSMRSLAEYAALRDDVQPRPEDGSFFVSLTRHRLCYAVVSQTFRQLVDTAGVGAAAPAAPRLHDLRHTFAVRTLLGWYQAGEDVQAKIPSLSTYLGHREPSSTYWYLSAAPELLALAAGRQHTAWSAARPGAQP; this comes from the coding sequence ATGAGTGCCCTGGAGCAGGACCTGGCCGAGTACCTGCGGCTGCGGCGTTCACTGGGCCACGAGCTGGCCGAGGCGGGGTGGCTGCTGCCCAGCTTCGTGGCCTACCTCGACGCCCACGGATCACCGACGGTGACCATCGGCGCGGCACTGGCCTGGATCCACGAGGCCAGCACCGACTCTCAGAGCACCGTTGCGCCACGGCGGATGACGGCCGTCCGCGGCTTCGCCCGCTACCTGGCCGGCATTCACGCCGACACCGAGATTCCGCCGCTCGGGTTGGTGCCGTATCGGCAGCGGTGGCGGCAACCGTTCATCTACTCGGCGGCCGACATCGATGCGGTGATGGTCCGGGCCCGATCCTCGATCGCCTCGCCGCTACGGGCCGCGACCTACGACACCCTCATCGGGCTGCTCGTAGCAAGTGGCCTGCGGATAGGCGAGGCGATCAAGCTCGACCGCAGTGATGTCGACTGGACTCACGGCGTGTTGTTGATCCGCGAGTCCAAGTTCGGCAAGACCCGCCTCGTTCCCCTGCACGAGACCAGCATGCGGTCCCTGGCCGAGTACGCCGCGTTGCGTGACGACGTCCAACCCCGCCCGGAGGACGGCAGCTTCTTCGTGTCTCTGACTCGTCACCGGCTGTGCTACGCCGTCGTGTCGCAGACCTTCCGGCAGTTGGTCGACACCGCCGGCGTCGGAGCCGCCGCCCCCGCCGCACCGAGGCTTCACGACCTGCGCCACACCTTCGCGGTCCGCACCCTGCTCGGCTGGTACCAAGCTGGTGAGGACGTGCAGGCGAAGATTCCCTCGCTGTCGACCTACCTCGGGCATCGCGAGCCGTCCTCCACCTACTGGTATCTCTCCGCCGCGCCCGAACTGCTCGCCCTGGCCGCCGGTCGTCAGCACACCGCCTGGTCGGCGGCTCGACCAGGAGCCCAGCCATGA
- a CDS encoding site-specific integrase: MLKDLGRVGRWLSGEGLVAGQLNEERMEAFLASLGAAGQRRVPGPRAMAPLLGYLREIGVTPAAQLSPTALSELLRCYRSWMVQERGLAPTTVLRYENTARRFLQERATEDGVFAPSALTGEDVNAFLLRECARVSSGSAKGRVAELRSVLRFLYLQEITPLGLGSAVPAVGGWRLATLPPTVSAADVQLLLDSCDRNTSVGLRDFAMMTVVARLGLRSIEVARLELRDVEWRAGELLVRGKGRRQDRLPLLADVGEAFADYLSAGRNPAGARHVFLTCRAPRGPIRADLVGDVVERACKRAGQPVVGPHRLRHALAGDLLRHGAGLVAISQVLRHQDLATTALYAKVDLDTLRHVAQPWPGAAR; this comes from the coding sequence ATGCTCAAGGATCTCGGCCGGGTCGGTCGGTGGCTTTCCGGGGAGGGGCTGGTCGCCGGGCAGCTCAACGAGGAGCGGATGGAGGCGTTTCTCGCTTCCCTGGGTGCGGCGGGCCAGCGCAGAGTTCCTGGGCCGCGCGCGATGGCGCCACTCTTGGGCTATCTCCGGGAGATCGGGGTCACCCCGGCGGCGCAGCTGTCACCGACGGCGTTGAGTGAACTGCTGAGGTGTTACCGGTCCTGGATGGTTCAGGAACGAGGCCTGGCCCCGACCACGGTGTTGCGTTATGAGAACACCGCACGCCGCTTCCTGCAGGAGCGGGCAACCGAGGATGGGGTGTTTGCACCCTCGGCCCTGACCGGGGAGGACGTCAACGCGTTCCTCCTGCGTGAGTGCGCTCGAGTCTCGTCCGGGTCGGCGAAGGGGCGGGTCGCCGAGCTCCGCTCGGTCTTGAGGTTCTTGTACTTGCAGGAGATCACGCCGCTCGGGCTCGGGTCAGCGGTGCCTGCGGTGGGTGGGTGGCGGTTGGCCACGCTGCCGCCCACGGTCAGCGCCGCGGACGTCCAGCTGCTACTCGACAGCTGTGACCGCAACACCTCGGTAGGCCTACGCGACTTCGCGATGATGACGGTGGTCGCGCGGCTGGGCCTGCGGTCCATCGAGGTCGCCCGCCTGGAACTGCGGGACGTGGAGTGGCGAGCCGGTGAACTCCTGGTCCGCGGTAAGGGCCGCAGGCAGGACCGGCTACCGCTGTTGGCGGACGTCGGCGAAGCGTTCGCCGACTACCTCTCGGCCGGCCGCAACCCCGCCGGGGCCCGTCACGTCTTCTTGACCTGTCGTGCTCCCCGCGGACCGATCCGCGCCGACCTTGTCGGCGATGTCGTCGAGCGGGCCTGCAAACGAGCAGGGCAGCCGGTGGTCGGACCACACCGGCTCCGACATGCCCTGGCCGGCGATCTGCTTCGTCACGGCGCCGGTCTGGTCGCAATCAGCCAGGTCCTGCGCCATCAGGACCTGGCCACCACTGCCCTCTACGCCAAAGTCGACCTGGACACGCTGCGCCACGTTGCCCAGCCCTGGCCGGGAGCGGCGCGATGA
- a CDS encoding heavy metal translocating P-type ATPase: MLTALLWWFFFGPKKVRQAEMDDGVQVVRIRVQGGYSPDVVQVAQGIPVRLEFDRQEAGDCSSRVVMPDFKVNQVLPAWETTTVEFVPQASGDFGFACGMNMMRGRLQVLERAPERAEEGAPAPAGGTAETTAHVADVPAPSQTKDARPTAAGEDDGDAEERERAAEIADLGRRVVIGSILSAPVVFAVMAMEVFGATWVPEIFMNRWFQLALIAPVFFYTGWPIHRTGWLALSHRTADMNSLITLGTIAAFGYSLVVTFFPGALPENVREVYYEAVGVIITLILLGRLLETKAKAGTGEAIRALIGLQPRTARVIRGAEEIEVQIDDVIVGDVVVVRPGEKLPVDGEVVEGTSAVDESMVTGEPMPVTKQVGDTVIGATINQTGAFRYTATKVGAETMLAQIIKLVREAQGSKAPIQRVVDKVSGYFVPAVIAIAIWSFVVWALVGPPPAFIFALVAAVSVLIIACPCALGLATPMSITVGTGKGATNGILIRSAEALETAHKLDTVVLDKTGTITKGAPALTDVLPAEGFAPDELLALVAAVEASSEHPLATAIVTGARSRGLSVPETAAFDSITGQGVRALVDGREVLVGNTRLLSAAGIEPAPLTADLRRLAADGKTPMLVAVDGKAAGVIGVADTVKEGSAAAVAALQKRGIEVVMMTGDNRDTAAAIARQVGITRVVAEVMPEHKAAEVKRLQAEGKVVGMVGDGINDAPALAQADVGSAIGTGTDVAIESSDITLISGHLSGLVTAVDLSRATMRNIRQNLVFAFMYNGAGIPIAAGVLYPVFGLMLSPVIAALAMALSSLSVVANANRLRRFKAHPVPDPVHVLATDPVVEIGRDEEETHTETPMEEDMSQKSAKVTDPICGMSIDPANAADSAEYEGATYYFCSNHCAATFKAEPARYATTPA; this comes from the coding sequence GTGCTGACCGCTCTGCTCTGGTGGTTCTTCTTCGGTCCGAAGAAGGTTCGCCAGGCTGAGATGGACGACGGTGTGCAGGTGGTCAGGATCAGGGTCCAGGGCGGCTACAGCCCGGACGTGGTCCAAGTCGCCCAGGGCATACCGGTGCGGCTCGAGTTCGACCGCCAGGAGGCCGGGGACTGCTCGTCCCGGGTAGTCATGCCCGACTTCAAGGTCAATCAGGTTCTGCCGGCGTGGGAGACCACGACAGTGGAGTTCGTTCCGCAAGCATCCGGCGACTTCGGGTTCGCCTGTGGCATGAACATGATGCGCGGTCGTTTGCAGGTGCTCGAACGAGCCCCTGAGCGCGCGGAAGAGGGAGCGCCTGCGCCAGCGGGCGGTACTGCGGAGACCACCGCCCACGTGGCGGACGTGCCGGCCCCCTCCCAGACCAAGGACGCCCGGCCCACAGCCGCCGGTGAGGACGACGGCGACGCCGAGGAGCGGGAGCGGGCGGCGGAGATCGCCGACCTGGGTCGCCGGGTGGTCATCGGGTCGATCCTCAGTGCCCCGGTGGTCTTCGCGGTGATGGCGATGGAGGTCTTCGGGGCTACATGGGTGCCGGAGATCTTCATGAACAGGTGGTTCCAGCTGGCCCTGATCGCGCCGGTGTTCTTCTACACGGGCTGGCCGATCCACCGGACCGGCTGGCTGGCGCTGTCCCACCGAACCGCGGACATGAACTCGCTGATCACGCTGGGCACGATCGCGGCCTTCGGTTACAGCCTGGTGGTGACCTTCTTCCCTGGCGCGCTGCCGGAGAACGTCCGTGAGGTGTACTACGAGGCGGTCGGGGTCATCATCACCCTGATCCTGCTGGGTCGGTTGCTGGAGACCAAGGCCAAGGCCGGGACGGGCGAGGCGATCCGGGCCCTGATCGGGCTGCAGCCGCGTACCGCCCGGGTGATCCGTGGTGCCGAGGAGATCGAGGTCCAGATCGATGACGTCATCGTCGGTGACGTCGTCGTGGTCCGCCCGGGGGAGAAGCTGCCGGTGGACGGCGAGGTGGTCGAGGGCACCTCCGCGGTGGATGAGTCCATGGTCACCGGCGAGCCGATGCCGGTGACGAAGCAGGTGGGCGACACGGTCATCGGCGCCACGATCAACCAGACGGGCGCGTTCCGGTACACCGCCACGAAGGTCGGCGCGGAGACGATGCTGGCCCAGATCATCAAGCTGGTGCGCGAGGCACAGGGGTCCAAGGCTCCCATCCAGCGGGTCGTGGACAAGGTCTCCGGCTACTTCGTGCCGGCGGTCATCGCCATCGCGATCTGGTCATTCGTGGTGTGGGCGCTGGTGGGCCCGCCGCCGGCGTTCATCTTCGCGCTGGTCGCCGCGGTGTCGGTACTGATCATTGCGTGCCCGTGCGCCCTGGGCCTGGCCACACCGATGTCGATCACGGTCGGCACCGGCAAGGGCGCCACCAACGGCATCCTCATCCGCTCCGCCGAAGCCCTGGAGACCGCGCACAAGCTCGACACGGTCGTGCTGGACAAGACCGGGACGATCACCAAGGGCGCTCCGGCACTGACCGACGTCCTGCCCGCCGAAGGGTTCGCCCCGGACGAGCTCCTGGCGCTGGTGGCCGCCGTCGAGGCCTCTTCCGAGCACCCGCTGGCCACCGCGATCGTGACCGGGGCACGGAGTCGCGGTTTGAGCGTCCCCGAGACGGCCGCGTTCGACTCCATCACCGGCCAGGGGGTGCGCGCTCTGGTGGACGGTCGGGAGGTCCTCGTCGGCAACACCCGGTTGCTGTCCGCAGCGGGGATCGAGCCGGCTCCGCTGACCGCTGACCTGCGCCGTCTGGCCGCGGACGGCAAGACCCCGATGCTCGTGGCCGTGGACGGGAAGGCCGCGGGCGTGATCGGCGTCGCCGACACCGTCAAGGAAGGATCGGCGGCGGCGGTCGCGGCCCTGCAGAAGCGCGGCATCGAGGTCGTCATGATGACCGGTGACAACCGAGACACCGCGGCGGCCATCGCCCGTCAGGTCGGCATCACCCGGGTCGTGGCCGAGGTCATGCCCGAGCACAAGGCCGCCGAGGTCAAGCGCCTCCAGGCGGAGGGCAAGGTCGTCGGGATGGTCGGTGACGGCATCAACGATGCTCCGGCGCTGGCCCAGGCCGACGTCGGCTCCGCCATCGGCACCGGCACGGACGTGGCCATCGAGTCCTCGGACATCACCCTGATCTCCGGGCACCTGTCCGGGCTCGTCACGGCGGTGGACCTGTCCCGGGCGACCATGCGCAACATTCGCCAGAACCTGGTGTTCGCCTTCATGTACAACGGCGCCGGTATCCCCATCGCGGCGGGAGTGCTCTACCCCGTCTTCGGCCTGATGCTGAGCCCGGTGATCGCCGCGCTGGCCATGGCGCTGTCCTCGTTGTCCGTGGTCGCCAACGCCAACCGGCTGCGCCGCTTCAAGGCGCACCCGGTCCCAGACCCCGTCCATGTCCTGGCCACCGACCCGGTGGTGGAGATCGGGCGCGATGAGGAAGAAACCCACACCGAAACACCGATGGAGGAAGACATGTCCCAGAAGTCCGCGAAGGTCACCGACCCGATCTGCGGGATGAGCATCGACCCCGCGAACGCCGCTGACAGCGCCGAGTACGAGGGCGCCACCTACTACTTCTGCTCCAACCACTGCGCGGCGACCTTCAAGGCCGAACCGGCCAGGTACGCCACCACACCGGCATGA
- a CDS encoding metal-sensitive transcriptional regulator encodes MATHQLINRLHRIEGQVRGIARMVEQDTYCIDVLTQVSAASRALQGVALVLLEQHMRHCLAEAARIGGSVEEARIKEASDAIARLVRS; translated from the coding sequence ATGGCCACTCACCAGCTGATCAACCGACTGCATCGGATCGAGGGCCAGGTCCGCGGAATCGCGAGGATGGTCGAGCAGGACACCTACTGCATCGACGTCCTCACGCAGGTCTCGGCCGCCTCACGAGCGCTACAGGGCGTGGCGCTGGTGCTCCTGGAACAGCACATGCGCCACTGCCTCGCCGAAGCTGCCCGGATCGGCGGGTCCGTCGAGGAGGCGAGGATCAAGGAGGCGTCCGACGCCATCGCGCGGCTCGTGCGCAGCTGA
- a CDS encoding type II glyceraldehyde-3-phosphate dehydrogenase — MTIKVGVNGYGVIGKRVADAVRAMPDMDLLGVADVATDWRVRTAAGLGFGVFAATPEADTAMREVGVPVSGTLTDLLDQVDVVVDTTPKRVAAGNLEAYRAAGVKAVFQGGESHATTGHSFVAQANYETAVGRDTTRVVSCNTTSIVRVLGALQQAGLLARARGVLIRRATDPGESHHGGIMNTVVPEASIPSHQGPDARTVLPDLDVVTMAAKAAHTQSHNHFWTLQLTRPASREEVLDALRAAPRIAFIRMSDGLTALNTTVELMRDLGRPRGDMWEVAVWEDVLSVAGDEAYLTYQVYNEAIVVPETIDAIRALTGTVTDGAASIATTDEILGVRREFLPERVEAMPA; from the coding sequence ATGACCATCAAGGTCGGCGTCAACGGTTACGGAGTGATCGGCAAGCGCGTCGCGGACGCTGTCCGCGCCATGCCGGACATGGACCTGCTCGGGGTGGCGGACGTCGCCACGGACTGGCGGGTGCGAACCGCCGCCGGGCTGGGTTTCGGGGTGTTCGCGGCCACCCCGGAAGCGGACACAGCGATGCGGGAGGTCGGGGTGCCCGTGAGCGGCACATTGACAGACCTGCTTGACCAGGTCGACGTGGTGGTGGATACCACCCCCAAGAGGGTCGCCGCGGGCAACCTGGAGGCGTACCGGGCGGCCGGGGTCAAGGCCGTCTTCCAGGGCGGGGAGTCCCACGCCACCACCGGGCACTCCTTCGTCGCCCAGGCCAACTACGAGACCGCCGTGGGCCGCGACACCACGCGGGTGGTCTCGTGCAACACCACCAGCATCGTGCGCGTGCTCGGGGCCCTGCAGCAGGCCGGCCTTCTCGCCCGCGCGCGCGGGGTCCTGATCCGGCGGGCCACTGACCCGGGCGAGTCCCACCACGGCGGGATCATGAACACCGTGGTCCCCGAGGCCTCGATCCCCTCCCACCAGGGCCCGGACGCTCGCACGGTGCTGCCCGACCTGGATGTGGTGACCATGGCGGCCAAGGCCGCGCACACCCAGTCCCACAACCACTTCTGGACCCTGCAGCTGACCCGACCGGCCAGCCGCGAGGAGGTTCTGGACGCGCTGCGCGCCGCACCCCGGATCGCCTTCATCCGCATGTCGGACGGGCTGACCGCACTGAACACCACGGTGGAGCTGATGCGCGACCTGGGCCGGCCCCGCGGGGACATGTGGGAAGTGGCCGTGTGGGAGGACGTCCTGAGCGTCGCGGGGGATGAGGCCTACCTGACCTACCAGGTCTACAACGAGGCCATCGTCGTGCCCGAGACCATCGACGCGATTCGGGCGCTGACCGGGACTGTGACCGACGGCGCCGCATCCATCGCGACGACGGACGAAATCCTCGGCGTGCGCCGGGAGTTCCTTCCCGAACGGGTCGAGGCGATGCCGGCCTGA
- a CDS encoding heavy metal translocating P-type ATPase, whose protein sequence is MKNRTTVVEVGGLHWATSEPVIEKTLLSRPGVLAVEASAVSQTATITYDADKTSVAVLVGWVNDCGYHCAGQSVPDHMCHPMTEPGAAGGAHDAHAGHDAHAGHDAHAGHDAHAGHDAHAGHDAHAGHDAHAGHDAHAGHDAHAGHAGHGGGAGAGEETDRSAQAVMGHGGHHGGGSVEDMARDMRNRFLVALILSIPITIWSPLGRDVLALNPPLVFGLRDDIFTLILSVPVIFYSAWIFFDGAYRALLAKTLDMMVLVAVAVGAGWLYSLVVTLTGGGEVFYEAATVLTTFVLLGHWLEMRARGGANDAVRTLLQLAPSQALVLRDGEPVEVPTSEVVVGDLLLIRPGSKIPTDAVVEEGESELDESMVTGESMPVEKGPGAQLIGASINTTGTLRARATKVGADTALAQIVKMVQEAQNSKAPGQRLADRAAFWLVFVALIGGTVTFTVWMLAGAGVPLAMLFAITVVVITCPDALGLATPTAIMVGTGLGAQRGVLFKNATALEGTAKIDTVVMDKTGTLTKGEPEVTDVVAAGMSEEEMLAVVAAVERESEHPLARAIDAYAAERGLPALSASEFMNVPGHGATATVRGRRVLVGNRRLMASENVELGDLAERRDELAASGRTAVLAAVDGRAVGVIALADAARDTAAAAVAALHESGIEVAMLTGDNEATARRIAEQLGIDTVIAEVLPGDKADKVAELQRAGKTVAMVGDGVNDAPALAKADIGIAIGAGTDVAIETADIVLMRSDPLDVSVALRIGKGTVRKERQNLAWAIGYNAIALPIAAGVFYPAFGLMLRPEIAALTMSGSTVIVTINALLLKKLRLPQQHAPAAPQDVSRKVEPTAPVPAGTR, encoded by the coding sequence ATGAAGAATCGGACCACGGTCGTGGAGGTCGGTGGCCTGCACTGGGCCACCTCCGAACCGGTGATCGAGAAGACCCTGCTGAGCCGCCCCGGCGTGCTCGCCGTCGAGGCCAGCGCCGTCTCGCAGACCGCGACGATCACCTACGACGCGGACAAGACGTCGGTGGCCGTGCTCGTCGGCTGGGTCAACGACTGCGGCTACCACTGCGCGGGGCAGTCGGTGCCCGACCACATGTGCCACCCGATGACCGAACCGGGCGCCGCGGGCGGAGCGCATGACGCGCACGCCGGGCATGACGCGCACGCCGGGCATGACGCGCACGCCGGGCATGACGCGCACGCCGGGCATGACGCGCACGCCGGGCATGACGCGCACGCCGGGCATGACGCGCACGCCGGGCATGACGCGCACGCCGGGCATGACGCGCACGCCGGGCACGCCGGCCACGGCGGCGGCGCCGGCGCCGGCGAGGAGACGGACCGCTCCGCGCAGGCGGTCATGGGCCACGGCGGGCACCACGGCGGCGGGTCGGTGGAGGACATGGCACGGGACATGCGCAACCGTTTCCTGGTCGCCTTGATCCTGTCGATCCCCATCACGATCTGGTCCCCGCTCGGGCGTGATGTCCTGGCGCTGAACCCACCGCTGGTCTTCGGACTTCGTGACGACATCTTCACGTTGATCCTGTCCGTGCCGGTGATCTTCTACTCGGCGTGGATCTTCTTCGACGGCGCCTACCGGGCGTTGCTGGCGAAGACGTTGGACATGATGGTCCTGGTGGCCGTGGCCGTGGGAGCCGGCTGGCTCTACAGCTTGGTGGTCACCCTCACCGGCGGTGGTGAGGTCTTCTACGAGGCAGCCACCGTGCTGACCACGTTCGTCCTCCTCGGCCACTGGCTGGAGATGCGCGCACGTGGCGGCGCCAACGACGCAGTGCGGACCTTGTTGCAGCTGGCGCCGTCGCAGGCCCTCGTGCTGCGGGACGGTGAGCCCGTGGAGGTGCCCACATCGGAGGTGGTCGTCGGTGACCTGCTCCTCATCCGTCCAGGGTCCAAGATCCCCACCGACGCGGTCGTGGAGGAGGGCGAGTCCGAGCTCGACGAGTCCATGGTCACCGGGGAGTCCATGCCGGTGGAGAAGGGGCCGGGTGCGCAACTGATCGGTGCGTCGATCAACACCACAGGAACGCTGCGGGCGCGGGCGACCAAGGTGGGTGCGGACACCGCTCTGGCGCAGATCGTCAAGATGGTGCAGGAGGCCCAGAACTCCAAGGCCCCGGGCCAGCGCCTGGCTGACCGGGCCGCGTTCTGGCTGGTGTTCGTCGCGCTCATCGGCGGCACCGTCACCTTCACCGTGTGGATGCTCGCCGGCGCGGGCGTCCCTCTGGCGATGCTGTTCGCGATCACGGTGGTGGTCATCACCTGCCCCGATGCCCTCGGCCTGGCGACCCCGACGGCGATCATGGTCGGCACCGGGCTCGGCGCCCAGCGCGGGGTCCTGTTCAAGAACGCCACCGCGCTGGAGGGCACGGCCAAGATCGACACCGTGGTGATGGACAAGACCGGCACCCTGACCAAGGGCGAGCCGGAGGTCACCGACGTGGTCGCGGCCGGCATGAGCGAGGAGGAGATGCTTGCCGTGGTCGCCGCCGTCGAACGCGAGTCGGAGCACCCCCTGGCCCGAGCCATCGACGCCTACGCGGCCGAACGGGGTCTGCCCGCGTTGAGCGCGAGCGAGTTCATGAACGTCCCCGGGCACGGCGCGACGGCAACGGTCCGAGGGCGCCGTGTGCTGGTGGGCAACCGCCGGTTGATGGCCAGCGAGAACGTCGAGCTCGGCGACCTGGCCGAGCGACGGGACGAGCTGGCCGCATCCGGGCGCACCGCGGTGCTCGCTGCGGTGGACGGGCGTGCGGTGGGCGTCATCGCGCTGGCCGACGCCGCCCGGGACACGGCCGCGGCGGCCGTGGCGGCCCTGCACGAGTCCGGGATCGAGGTCGCCATGCTGACCGGTGACAACGAGGCAACCGCTCGGCGTATCGCGGAGCAGCTGGGCATCGACACGGTCATCGCCGAGGTCCTGCCCGGCGACAAGGCGGACAAGGTCGCCGAGCTGCAGCGCGCCGGCAAGACGGTGGCGATGGTCGGCGACGGCGTGAACGACGCCCCGGCACTGGCCAAGGCGGACATCGGCATCGCGATCGGAGCCGGGACCGACGTGGCGATCGAGACCGCGGACATCGTCCTGATGCGCTCGGACCCGCTGGACGTGTCCGTCGCACTGCGCATCGGCAAGGGCACGGTGCGCAAGGAGCGCCAGAACCTGGCGTGGGCGATCGGGTACAACGCCATCGCGTTGCCCATCGCGGCCGGGGTGTTCTACCCGGCCTTCGGACTGATGCTGCGTCCGGAGATCGCGGCGCTGACGATGTCCGGTTCCACGGTGATCGTCACGATCAACGCGCTGCTGCTCAAGAAGCTGCGGCTGCCGCAGCAGCACGCACCGGCCGCTCCGCAGGACGTGAGCCGCAAGGTGGAGCCCACGGCGCCCGTCCCGGCGGGCACCCGCTGA